GCGGAGCTTCTTGATCAAGCCCATGGGGCGGCGCTTGAGACCACGGTTGATGCGCCGGCGGGCACGGGCGTGGACGACATCGCGGAGCTGCTCGGAgtcgaggtcaaggagaCTGTTGGAAGAGAACCAATGTTAGCCTGGACAGCTCTCTTTCGTAACATATTTCCTGCTGGCTTCTCGAATCGTAGGGTTGGAAAGCGATGATAGGATCATTCGACTGTCGTCGATCGTGGGGTGCTGATGGCAGAATGATGCATTTCATGTGGGCTAGACGTACGCGTCAAGGTCGATTCCGCGGTAGGAAAACTTGCGGAAcgctcttctcttcttgaGCTCGGCAGCCTCCTCAGCGTTCTGTACGAGATCCTCCAGTCAGCCTACTGTTCTGTGCAGCCACCAAAAGTCGCATTCGTCGGCCAGCCATCGTGATGGTAGGCTCGCGTCCATCGAATTGATTTTATTTTCTTCCAGCGCTCAGGAGAGAGGGGAGCAGGGTCGCACGTACGTATTCGGGGTCGTCAGCCATCTTTGCGGTCGTGAGTTGTCAGGAGATTCGCTTTCGATGCGGTCTATCGAAGGCGAATGAGCTGAATTGCCGGTGGTGTCGAAGTTTTGGAGAGGGCGCTGGGGCTACGGTCGCTTGGAGGTTTCGCTTGTTCCTGCGCGCTGAACGGGCCCGCTTTACTTTTTTCGTAGGGTTCAGTTGCCCTCCCCCCGCAGTCATGTGATTCTTTTGTGCACCTCGCTTGGGCGAACCGTCAGGCGCTTTGACCACTCGTCTCCTTTCCCGCTCCGGCCACTTATCCCttctccaccaccaccggaAATGTCGTTGCTGGCCGGTGGTGTAGAAAGCGGCCGCCCGGTAGGAGACGGCCTCCGCTTTCCACTTATGCGGCCAACGTCCCCGAGGTATCCACTTGACTTTTCATCTCAGATTGTCTTTATTTGGTCAAGATAACCAAAGTTGCTGTTTTCACAATGCGTGTATGCTCTTGACAGTCGGAAATGAAGACCGGAAGAAGGCATCTCTCCTTCCTGGCCATAGATGCACATCTCATCAATTCGAACAACCAGCTTTCGGCTGGGACCTAACATGAGAGGGTTCTTGCTAATACATCAGTCGCCTTGTCGATTTCCAGCTGCTTTCGTCTCGCCGCTATCGGCGTCTATTCGGTACTGCTTAGAGCCGAGTCTCAGAGTTCACAGAGTTCACACGAGGGAGTTGTAAGCGTGCTTCTGGCAATCCTGGCTGCTCGGAATGTGTTAAACTGCAACAGACAGAAAAAAGATCTAGCAATTGGTTCTATGCAAATTTGAATCGCTCTCTCATATGGTGGAGTGAGTTGTGCCCAAGTGCCGTAATACCTGTATCACACGTTCTTCAGGAGTAACATCGTGCCCAAAGACAACTAAGCCGAGATGAAGAGCTACGGTTGGCGACAACCACAGAGGCAGTCGCGAGTATCGATCCACCCGATCATCAATGACGAAATGGGTGCAATCATAACGTTGGTTCAATCAGCGAAACTTAAGAGAAACAAAATGATAAATGTTACCCGGCTGACGTGCATCCGCACTCGCCTTTCACATTGGCAATGGGACGGCCCTAATTGCGATGCCCGTGTCCTGGAGTCGGCCCCGGGTCCTCTGTAGATCGGGGCGCGGCGGACTGTATGAACGCGCGTCAAAAGGTGGTGGCAACCCTAAGTCTACTGCTTTGCACCACCAACAGTCAGAGTAGTAGGAGGGAGAGCTTACGAACGGCACAATGTGTGTCATTCCTGCACACATGCTGTTACCTGAGGACCAAAACACTTCATGACCAGAGCTCACACTACGCAGTTTCATAGAGCGTTCCGTTGACCGCACCATTTTCCACCAAGGCCTTCCACTAAAAAGAAAAACTAAAAAACGTAACGGAACGAAGAATCCTCAGCGGCCTCGGAGCACGAGACTCGCTGTACAACCCAGGTAGTTGGAGTTGGCAGCAGTTGCTTGTATATACACCGCCAGAGCGTTTACTCCATCTAGCCCAACTACACATATGTACGAAGAAGGATCCAACTATGTACGTGTCGAAGTAAAGGTATATACGTTCCAATCCCCCATCAAAGACAGACATTTCCACCCATGAAAAGTCCCATACACGCCGTTGCCCCCAAGCCACAGCCTTAACCTTCCCTCAGATACTCTTGAAGACATCCAAACTCGACAACGCAGTGCCGGGCCACGAGAACATGGTGTTGGAAGGGCAGCTGGAGCCTAGGGCTTGGTTGTTCATCCACCCAACCTCCCAGTAGTACACACCCTTGCCGTTCTtcacggcggcgacaacggcggcgacccTTTTCATGAAAGTCgtctggccggcggcggagaagggAATATCTTTGAGGTCGCTCGGGAAGGCGTATGCGGGACTCGGGCAGCTCGTGGGCCAGTTGGTCTCGGCAACGACGATTTCCTTGCCCCATTTGTTGGCCAGGTTGGTCAGGCTCGTCTTGAGGGCGGACAGGGTGGCACCGGAGCCATAAAAGGGGTAGTAGGAGACGCCCATCATGTCAAAGTCGGCGACCTTGAGCAGGTTCTGGGCGAATAGGTTGGTGTACCAGTTGTTCTGGGCGTTCCAATCCCAGCCGTTGTCGAGGTGGATCATGATCTTTGGCTTCGGGCTGAGGGTGGAGTCCTTGATGCCGTACGCGGCCGAGTtgaggaggcgggcgacgtTGCTCCAGTTAGAGGTCCTGCCCGTGTTGAAgagcaggccggcgcggATCTCGTTGCCGATGGAGATGATGGCGGGCGGGACGCCGGCCTTTTGGAAAGCGTTGCTGACCTCGAGGGTATAGTTGTACAATCGCCAGCTAAGGTTCTCAATGTCCGAGGGCCAGCCCGAAGGGATGCCCTGCTTGGCCGGGTCGGCCCAGGTGTCGCTGAAGTGCAGCGTGAGGTAGACAGACAGGCCCTGCGCCTTGGCGCGCTTCGCGAGAGCGAGGTTGTAGTCGAGGTTGTAGTCGCCGTTGGAAGGGTTGACCCAAACGCGCTGACGGACCGAGTTGACGCCGGCGTTCTTGAGGATCACCTCGAGGGACTGcgaggcgccggcgctgcTCTTGTACTTGATACCGGCCTTCTCCTCAatgggcgccgaggaccagTCCGCGCCCTTGTAGGTGAGCGCGGCATTGGCCGTGgaaagggcaaggaggaagacggaggcgagggaggccaGCATCTTGGGCAACGATGATCGATCGACGATGGCACTGACCTTTGTCTTTTCTTTCGGACGCTACTTAAAGGGGCtgagaaggggaaaagaagggaaaggaTATCCTTCGAGTTGAGGAAAGAAAATCGGCAAAGAACGAGCGAGCTTTCTCAATTTCTTGGGCAAGTCTTGTTCTACCTAGGTAGGGGAGGGTATATACTTACCTCCAACGCCTGCCCCCTTTTCCAGAATATCAACTAGCCGGAGAGGGCCATCCCGTCCCTTGCTCTAATTGACGGGATTACACGAACTCATTCCTTGGAAATCCCCGCTTCCAGAGTCTCCCTCGGGAGCAAATACTCACTGGCAATCAGGAGACAGCACGCAACAAGACTTTACCCTGTCGGTATTAAGCTGCCTCGCTGTCGTCTTCCCCCTCCCGTCAGACTAACAAGACCGAGGGGGGGAGCTGACAGGCATCCGTTTGCCTCAGACATATTAGAGCGAAGAAGCGACGAACCAGCCGCTTGTTAGCGCATCCGGCACCGCCAGAAGTAGAAAAGTACAGAGTATCATGGGCATTCCTGGCTGTGGAGAGTTTGACGTTTCATCGCGCGACTCCAGGTCAGGGTAGGACCGGTGACTTCGCCAATCACGAAATGTCTTTCTCCACACCTGGCTGCCTTTTGCCTTTTCTGTCAACGATACCTCCCGGGCTTTGGTTGCTCGGGTTCCCTCTGCAGGCTCACcaaagccccccccccctcaggTGATCAACCTCATCCCAAGAGTCCTAAGGCCAttctcggcggcagccaACCCGCTGTTTTTAATCAACATGCCACCCTGCTGTCGTCAACACAGAGCGTGGATCGAAAGGGGGGGCCGAAACGACCTGGTGCGGCTTGCACTCCGTACCCGAGATGAAGGCCGAGGGAGGCGTTCGTTGTTCTTTTGATGTTTCTGTTTTCCGAGAAGTGAGTGGGTTCCGAGGACGAAATAACCCAAGTCCGTAAGCGCTGTCCTTTGGGTGAGATGAATGTTTCGGCGTTCGGTTCTGGGACCTGGTGTTGTTTGCTCCCGGCTAGACCGGAAGACAAGGGGATGTCGAAATAAGCTTGGGGGTCGGAGCAACGATCCGAACGCCTGCATCATTTGTCTGGCTCATCGCAGCAGGCGACATCACCGCACTTCCCTCCTAAGTCAAAGCTACGATCATTTCACTTCAGTGAATGGTTAATTGACGTGGCCGTCATTGCGTCCGTCTTCCGTCCATGCTGGTTCGAATGCCCCGATTGTGTACATTGCTGGCTGCAATTTCATCCCTCCGTTCGATAAAACATCTCACACCGACGAGCCTCGATCCCCCCGCCCGTCTCTCGGCTCAATTGCTATGGCAGCCATCCCGCTCTTCGCTGCACCTTTCGACACTGCCGGATGCACTCGtgacagcggcggcgccacTGTCGTGCATTTGAGGAGCCCACAATTGACCGGTTACGGGCTTGGCTCTGGACGCGCGCCAATGGCATATCTCGAACAGAGTTGAGCACGAACTCTGAAAACCATGAGACCGTTGCTAGCCCCGGAACTTGGTCTTCTTCAAGAAGGAGATTCGTGGACTGTTATGGCCCCCTTCGACCCCGGAGTTTGCCATTGTCAATGTCTAAAACCCCAGGATTGGCCCATTATAGGTCGCATGTCTGCCGGGTACTACCCGGAGAATAAGCCCTTCCATTTCGTCTAGCAGTAGCAATGTGCGATGAGTTGCTCTTGCTACCTACTATTAGGTAAGCTACAGCCTGGTCCTGGCTTAGTTTGTCGGCGATTCAAGTGTCTCACGCGCCAATAACATATGCTTCTTACGGTGGCTGGGTAGAGGTGACGCAGCAGAAGGTCTTGTCGTCCTCTGATGTAAGACTCAGTCTGAAGGTGCTTCTGCACTCGCCTTGAAAGCTCATAAACCCTCAGAATTCTCTGTCGCATTGCTCTTATCATCAGTTACTACGCGGCTTCTAAAGGTAAGCTACACGgtaagagggggggggggggggttgctttGCTCGTGATGGAGCGACCTCACCTCGGGCTGACAAGGGCATTTGTTACCTGAGAAGCAACGCAGACGCCTATCGACAGTGACAAATCGTTGTTGGCAAGGTTCGCCATTGACGGCTCCCATCATGCCTAACAAACAAGCTTCACAAACATTTTTATGACGACAACCCATTCGGCGTCGATCCCGGGCTAGCAGACGTGACAAGTAAATCCGACCTATGACTTGGAATGAAAGTCTGCATCCAAGAGCCACCCCAGAGGCACCTCCAAACACCCGGCATCACCCAAATCCTGATTGGGAACCGGCTAGCGGCAAACCTGAACCGAGGCAACCCAAAGTGAACCACTCACTGTGGAATTGCCGAAACATATGGGAAAGGCTAAACCGAGACCAAGCCATCGGGTTGGCCCATGGACCCAAAAGGATAAACAGACACATCTTCCGTCCTTCTTTATAGTTTACGTATTCTGATAACCCAACCGACAGGTGGCTGAGAGGGAGCGAGGGTCACGCTGCTCGCGGCGTTTCTGAGAGTGTGGACAAGGACCATACATAATCTCGCTCCTTCACCACGACATAGCTACTCTTAAGCATCGAGCAGTATCGCCAACCGAGTCACGCCAAAACCTACAGCATTCTTGGGGTACGATATGATCGAACCCACCCCGTCGCCGCTCGTGTCTGCGTATCCAACTTTCGCGTACCACCGCTCCCGGACACAGTCCACCAAACTCTCCATCTCAGAATCCCGGCCTCCTCCGCTTGCCGCCGAGTCAGGACTCCGCACCACGGGGCATGATACCTCTTCGCCTCCCCGACCTAGGTCCCCAAATCCATGTTGCCCTTGTCCTCGGTAGACGTGCATGTGTAAAGCCgaggcggggaggggggtatGAAACACTTTACCAAAGCGGCAGTATCTTGTATCTTTATACTTCGTCCATTTCCCTGGCGACGGGATGGAGGTCTATCACTACGCTGTTTAGAATTCACGGCAACAATATCTCCACACATtcacacactcactctcacatGTCACCCGCCTACATCAATCACAAGCTGTCCATGAACACGTTCCCTCCGATGAGAGTCCACCAACCCTTCTTCCCCACGCCTCTCGAAAACTAGAATGTACTAGTGGTGGGAAACGAGCATCAGCAAGACCGGTCAAGAGCGTTTCCCTCATACTTCATACAGAACCGCGAATGCATGGCAGCAGAACGATCCTCGCGTCCATTCAGAAGGAAAACACGCGCACCGGCCAGGGCTCCTCGCGCGGCAGGCAAGACGTATCCAGGTAGGTCTCCCTACTGGCGGATGAGCTTGCAGAGAAACAGAAAACCCTGGGCGTTGGTGGTCGGCCAGCCAGGCTGGCTGCCACACGTCAATCACATGGTGCGCAACCGCACTTACCCAATCCTCGGCACCTTCGCctcgaccaccaccacaagTGCGCGGGAAGGTCGTCCGAACTGGGCTTTGTTTGTCGTACAGGCAGCTGTCAAGACTTGTAATCGTGCTGATGTTATGCCCAGGTAGGCAGCACGAAGCTACAAACACATCCTGTTCGTTTGCACCAAGGGAACCCCTCGTTGGAGGAAGTGGTAGTTCGGTCTGTTTGACCACCAGCTCGTGATGTCATCAAATTCATGTGCTTGAAAACTCGAAATGTGCTAAAATTCGAATATGCTCTGCCTGAGCTGTCCTGGCTGTAGAACCCCGCTATCAGCCGTCATGTGTTAATCGCGTTAAACACCGTGAACCCGTTTCCGTAGTATGTCAGCCCTAATCCCAAATACCATCCTTACCTTGTACGACCGTGGTAGTATGCCTACATCGTTAGTCTTCCTGCGAGAGGACAAACGAAGCCCAAAAAGCCAAGCCTCCA
This sequence is a window from Colletotrichum higginsianum IMI 349063 chromosome 8, whole genome shotgun sequence. Protein-coding genes within it:
- a CDS encoding Arabinogalactan endo-beta-1,4-galactanase, giving the protein MLASLASVFLLALSTANAALTYKGADWSSAPIEEKAGIKYKSSAGASQSLEVILKNAGVNSVRQRVWVNPSNGDYNLDYNLALAKRAKAQGLSVYLTLHFSDTWADPAKQGIPSGWPSDIENLSWRLYNYTLEVSNAFQKAGVPPAIISIGNEIRAGLLFNTGRTSNWSNVARLLNSAAYGIKDSTLSPKPKIMIHLDNGWDWNAQNNWYTNLFAQNLLKVADFDMMGVSYYPFYGSGATLSALKTSLTNLANKWGKEIVVAETNWPTSCPSPAYAFPSDLKDIPFSAAGQTTFMKRVAAVVAAVKNGKGVYYWEVGWMNNQALGSSCPSNTMFSWPGTALSSLDVFKSI